A portion of the Cydia strobilella chromosome 5, ilCydStro3.1, whole genome shotgun sequence genome contains these proteins:
- the LOC134741747 gene encoding lipase 1-like — MLHGCLILLFISGSLADLNIVSALAKLIRPLEGLPTNNKDFIQIASENGYKAEKHEVTTDDGYILTVHRIPPGSKCNKKTPLLVVHGLLLSSDCFVVSGPDAPGFVLAHECYDVWFGNVRGNYYSRRHETLDPDRDLEFWKFSVDEMGQFDIPAMIDYVLDTTNAETLNYIGYSQGGGSFFIMNSEKPEYADKINLFIGLAPATRHYYSKSVFDRFLMGAIYSLQAPLEASGIWEIASRGSLSQGTLEAVCREPLFTDTICNLVVSAMDSAHLGSITSETMRRMFEQIPAGTSTQNMARYGQAINELKFLKFNYGYEENLKVYGVAEPPEYDLEKTTMPVVIFHGKSDQIVDTRDLDWVVSQLPNVLEYVTMADPLWNHFDMAFSQYWKEQLFTTMEKYLNKYDNITLIEDR; from the coding sequence ATGTTACACGGTTGCCTGATTTTGTTGTTCATATCAGGGTCCCTGGCCGACCTGAACATAGTAAGCGCGCTCGCGAAACTAATACGGCCATTGGAGGGACTCCCCACCAACAACAAAGATTTCATCCAAATTGCTTCCGAAAACGGATACAAAGCTGAGAAACACGAAGTGACAACAGATGATGGATACATACTGACCGTGCACAGAATACCGCCCGGTAGTAAATGTAACAAGAAAACTCCATTGCTGGTAGTTCATGGCCTTCTTCTATCGTCCGATTGCTTTGTTGTTTCGGGGCCAGATGCGCCAGGGTTTGTCTTAGCTCATGAATGCTATGACGTGTGGTTTGGCAATGTGCGAGGCAATTACTATTCCCGGAGACACGAGACTTTGGATCCTGACCGAGATTTGGAGTTTTGGAAGTTTTCAGTGGACGAAATGGGACAGTTCGATATCCCCGCCATGATCGACTACGTACTTGATACGACGAATGCAGAAACGCTAAACTATATCGGTTATTCACAAGGCGGTGGCAGCTTCTTCATCATGAACTCCGAGAAACCAGAGTATGctgataaaataaatctttttatTGGTTTAGCGCCGGCTACGCGACATTACTACTCTAAATCGGTATTTGATAGATTCCTAATGGGTGCCATATATTCTTTGCAAGCCCCCCTGGAAGCTTCTGGAATTTGGGAGATCGCATCCCGAGGTTCACTTAGTCAAGGAACCTTGGAGGCAGTGTGCCGAGAGCCGTTATTTACAGACACAATTTGTAATTTGGTTGTGTCCGCAATGGATTCAGCTCATTTAGGCTCCATAACTTCAGAAACTATGCGAAGAATGTTCGAACAAATCCCAGCCGGAACGTCCACCCAAAATATGGCCAGATACGGACAGGCTATCAATGAACTCAAGTTCCTCAAGTTTAACTATGGTTACGAGGAGAATCTGAAAGTTTACGGGGTAGCTGAACCTCCAGAATACGACCTTGAAAAGACCACGATGCCGGTTGTTATCTTCCACGGCAAATCAGACCAGATAGTGGACACGAGAGACCTAGATTGGGTGGTCAGTCAGTTACCGAATGTGTTGGAGTACGTCACGATGGCGGATCCGCTGTGGAATCATTTTGACATGGCCTTCAGTCAATACTGGAAAGAACAATTGTTTACTACGATggaaaagtatttaaataaatatgataacaTAACATTGATTGAGGATAGATAG